In Thermodesulfobacteriota bacterium, the genomic stretch CATAAGGAGGCTGCGGGCCGGGCGCATAAGGCTTGAGCGGAGATACGAATGCCTCTGCGGCTCGGCGCATCTGATAAAGTTATCGGAGAAGGACAGGTTCGGCCTGCCCTTCATGAACTTCATCTGCGCCGATTGCGGGCTTGTCTCGCTCAGTCCGAGGATGGCCCCGGAGTCCCTTCCCGAATACTACGGCAGCATATACCATCCGCTCATATGCGGGATGCCTGCCGGGACGGTCCTCGAGGACCTCGTGAACAAGGGGCAGGGGCGAAGGATATTCGATTTCGTATACCCGCACCTTCCGAAAAGAGAATTGAAGGTGTGCGATGTGGGCGCGGCAAGCGGCTCAACCCTCGTGGAGTTCAGGGAGAGCGCCTCGGAAAAGGGCCTGGGATGCCACCTCCATGCGTGCGAGTACGAGGAAGGCTATCTCCGCACCGCGCTCGAAAGGGGGATAAAGGCGGTGAAGGGCGGGCCTCAAAGCCTTTCAAGACCCGAAAACGGGTTCGATATCATAATATTGAGCCATGTGCTTGAGCACTTTAACGACCCCTTGGCGGAGCTCGGCATCCTCTCGGGCCTCCTTGCGGAGGGCGGGCTCGTCTATGTGGAGGTGCCCGGCATAACGAACCTTGAAAGCTACGGGCATGACCTCCAATCGTACTTCGTGCACGCGCATAACTTCAGCTTCAACCTGTCGTCACTTGAGACCGTGCTCTCTCTTTCCGGGTTCATGCTCATTACTGGCGACGAGTCGGTCCGCTCAATCTTCATTAAAGGCCTTGGCCGCGCTCCGGAAAAGGGGAACTGCCAGCGGATCATGGAGTGTCTCAGGGAGGCCTCTTCAAAAAAGGGGCCGGAGAGGCATTCCGGCCTCAAAGGCGCTGTCCTGAAGGCGTATTACAGGGGCGAGGCGCTCCTCGGACTCTCGGGTTTCTGAAAGGAAGCTTGGAATGGCAAACAGGATAGAACTGCTGGATATCGCGCTCCTCAAGGACAGGGAAAAGCTCTGCCTCATAGACCGGTGGAAGAAGGTGCTCGACCTGGAGATAGGCTGGCATTACGACCTGGACATCATCTGGGCGCTGAGGGAGGTGGAAAGGCTCGGCCTTAAAAAGGGCGCACTGGTCATGGACGCGGGGGCCGGGAACGGGCTGCTGCAGTTCCTTCTCGCCGCGTCGGGGTATGACGTCCTGAGCGTTGATTTCGCGGAAAGAAAGGCGCCCTCGGCGGCAAAAAGGATATTCGAGTTGGTTGAAGAGGAGCACGATACCGGAGCCGACGACAACCCTTATCGAAATTTCATAAAACACAACCGCGCCGGCTTCGGCGCCCGAAAGGCGGCCAGATGGCTCAGGTCCCCGGTAAAGGCCGCGGGCGCGGCATCGAGAAAGGCGCTCAGGTTCATCGACCCGGACCTTATAAGCGAGCTCCTTTCGTCACGCAAGCGCTCATACGGGAAGGTCCGTTATGTGAAAGGCGATTTCAAGGAACTTTTGAAAATTGAGAGCAACTCGGTCGACTGCTTAGTCTCGATATCCGCGCTTGAGCACAACGGCTTCGATGGAATAAGGCAGTCGGTCGGGGAATTCACAAGGGTGTTGAAAAGGGGCTCCGCCATGGCAATAACGATAAGCGCGGCCCGCGATGCCGACTGGTACTTCAAGCCCTGCGAGGGCTGGTGCCTGAGCGCCGGGACCATAAGGGATCTCTTCGGCATGGGAGACTGCCCCTCGAACTTCGAGCGATACGACGAGCTCTTCGCGAAGCTCAAGGGGGCCAGGGAGATAAAGGCGAGGATATCGAGGCATTACAGGATGAGCGGCGAAAACGGGCTCCCCTGGGGCGTTTACGACCCGAAATACCAGCCGGTCGGCGTCTTTAAAAGGAAGGGACAATGAAGCTCGCACTTACGGTGCTGAAAAACAAGGGCGGCGGGCTCGAGGTCCTCGACTGCGAGACATTCCCCTTCAGGAAGGCCGGGTGGGAAGAGCCCGGCCTGAGGGAGTACATAGACGCCTTTTCAAGGATCGTAAGCGAAAATAAGGGCGACCTGAGATACATAGTATCCGACACCCTCTCGAGGCTTGACGGACGCACCCATTTCTATGACAAGCTCTCAAAATGTGTACAGCTCATTGAAGCAATAGAGAGCGCAAAGGGGGATCTCAGGATAGAGAACCTCGAACCGGCGCTCTATGCCGGGCTGAAAGACATACTCGGCAGAAGGGGCACAAGATGGAGCGGCGGCAGGGCGCGCTTTCTTCTCTTGAGAATAGCGAGGGCCGCACGCCTGCCCTTCAGGCTTGGACTTGCGTTCTTTCTGGATATCCTGCTCCTCATGCTCGCCTGGGTCATCCTGCCCAAGCCTGCGGAAATGGATTACGACTGCGCCTTTCTGAGCTTTTACGACTACAGGTGCAAAAAGGATGGCAGGTTCAGGGACGACTACTTCCAGCCCCTTATCGAGCGCGCTATAGGGCAGGGCGGCAGGGTCGCGGTATTCCTCGCGCTATACCTGAACCTCTCCCCCTGGAAGCCGGTGAGATATATGAAAGGCCACATAACGGCGCTCCGAGACATAGCAAGGATGTCAGGGGAAAGCGGTTTCGGCCTTTCGGTCTGCAACAGGTTCTTGTCCACAGGCGGCCTTGCGAGGGCCTATTTCAAATCCGCAGGCTCGCTGCTCAAAGCCGGAAAAAAGATCTCGCACCAGGGGCATAATG encodes the following:
- a CDS encoding class I SAM-dependent methyltransferase, whose product is MDCRNVEEALGRCEIPVWQRADGVPAFRLNKTHRRYRKKFIRRLRAGRIRLERRYECLCGSAHLIKLSEKDRFGLPFMNFICADCGLVSLSPRMAPESLPEYYGSIYHPLICGMPAGTVLEDLVNKGQGRRIFDFVYPHLPKRELKVCDVGAASGSTLVEFRESASEKGLGCHLHACEYEEGYLRTALERGIKAVKGGPQSLSRPENGFDIIILSHVLEHFNDPLAELGILSGLLAEGGLVYVEVPGITNLESYGHDLQSYFVHAHNFSFNLSSLETVLSLSGFMLITGDESVRSIFIKGLGRAPEKGNCQRIMECLREASSKKGPERHSGLKGAVLKAYYRGEALLGLSGF
- a CDS encoding class I SAM-dependent methyltransferase, with protein sequence MANRIELLDIALLKDREKLCLIDRWKKVLDLEIGWHYDLDIIWALREVERLGLKKGALVMDAGAGNGLLQFLLAASGYDVLSVDFAERKAPSAAKRIFELVEEEHDTGADDNPYRNFIKHNRAGFGARKAARWLRSPVKAAGAASRKALRFIDPDLISELLSSRKRSYGKVRYVKGDFKELLKIESNSVDCLVSISALEHNGFDGIRQSVGEFTRVLKRGSAMAITISAARDADWYFKPCEGWCLSAGTIRDLFGMGDCPSNFERYDELFAKLKGAREIKARISRHYRMSGENGLPWGVYDPKYQPVGVFKRKGQ